The proteins below come from a single Halostagnicola larsenii XH-48 genomic window:
- a CDS encoding carbohydrate ABC transporter permease, producing the protein MATDTDTEGEVLIGEDGESEYDRTGNPITNWMEGLSEAAYAYLLLLPAFALLALIAFYPLIRTFVMSLRADQTRGAEPLGGFVGIDNYVDIVTGNARLARQFLDVSISSSFPFLEFGVPFLQQALFVTLAFAVVSVVLETLIGFGQAYVLDQDFRGRRWVRVAIILPWAVPIVIQGMIFFLLFQPTVGFGSDLMQSIGLFGANPLANSRDSFLIILIADIWKSSAFMALLILAGLQSIDRSLYDVAEVAGASPWQRFKLITLPLVLPALLVAMLFRTMDAMRVYGLIESTAGCTAVPSLTCLVVEAMFGGTRIYATAAAVAFTTALVIGLIIAMYVFFFRDTESGVY; encoded by the coding sequence ATGGCGACTGATACTGACACCGAAGGAGAGGTATTGATCGGCGAGGACGGCGAGTCCGAGTACGATCGTACCGGCAACCCGATCACCAACTGGATGGAAGGATTGAGCGAGGCGGCCTACGCCTACCTGCTCTTGCTTCCGGCGTTCGCGTTGCTTGCGCTCATCGCGTTCTATCCGCTCATACGGACGTTCGTGATGTCGCTCCGGGCGGACCAGACCAGGGGCGCGGAGCCGTTGGGCGGATTCGTCGGAATCGACAACTACGTCGACATTGTCACGGGAAACGCGCGGCTTGCGCGGCAATTTCTCGACGTTTCGATCTCGTCTTCGTTCCCGTTCCTCGAGTTCGGCGTCCCGTTCTTACAGCAGGCGCTTTTCGTCACGCTCGCGTTTGCGGTCGTCAGCGTCGTCCTCGAGACGCTAATCGGGTTCGGGCAGGCGTACGTCCTCGACCAGGACTTTCGCGGTCGGCGGTGGGTTCGCGTCGCGATCATCTTGCCGTGGGCCGTTCCGATCGTGATCCAGGGGATGATCTTCTTCTTGCTCTTTCAGCCGACGGTCGGCTTCGGAAGCGATCTCATGCAGTCGATCGGGCTATTCGGAGCCAATCCGCTGGCGAATAGCCGCGACTCGTTTCTGATCATCCTCATCGCTGATATCTGGAAATCGTCCGCATTCATGGCGCTGCTCATCCTCGCCGGACTCCAGAGCATCGATCGGAGTCTCTACGACGTCGCGGAAGTCGCCGGGGCGTCGCCGTGGCAGCGGTTCAAGCTGATCACGCTCCCGCTGGTGTTGCCCGCGTTGCTGGTCGCGATGTTGTTCCGGACGATGGACGCCATGCGCGTGTACGGGCTCATCGAGTCGACCGCGGGCTGTACGGCCGTCCCGTCGCTCACCTGCCTCGTCGTCGAAGCGATGTTCGGCGGGACCCGAATCTACGCGACCGCCGCCGCCGTCGCGTTCACGACGGCGCTCGTGATCGGGCTCATCATCGCGATGTACGTCTTCTTCTTCCGAGATACCGAGAGTGGTGTTTACTGA
- a CDS encoding bifunctional metallophosphatase/5'-nucleotidase, producing MSIRLVQYSDVENACDYPQQIGRLVRAIRERSDDKTLLLGTGDNTSPGVLPLVTDGKQALEFYDAIEPDVETFGNHDFDYGYEATLEVVRSSPHQWVTANVLRNGDPFGAEVGVEPWVTVERNGTTVGVTGVTTQRTGSLNPMATGLSFRDPIEAADEAVAELRAAGADIVVICSHLGGGDDALARAVDADVILGGHVPSTRLERIDGTLVTRPGDGGDAIVEVTVASEPTSRIVRTDEYDPAPDVVDAFRELEESTGLTDVVATVDEPIERIESTLFGGESRVGNFVADAYRWATGADVGLQNSGGIRSGDALQGEVTASDLIGLIPFDEPVATATLTGEQLAAVFNGAAGIELGFAEPGWWHAHVSGITLEWDSVDHNVSIRRVNSEPFDPEATYELATSDYLFHTDDEFPALRPASRTETTDGTQYDVLLEYARECGIDPAIEGRIRRRY from the coding sequence ATGTCTATTCGGCTGGTACAGTACTCCGACGTCGAAAACGCCTGTGACTATCCCCAGCAGATCGGGCGACTTGTCCGGGCGATCCGCGAGCGCTCGGACGACAAAACGCTACTCCTTGGGACTGGCGACAACACGTCGCCCGGGGTTTTGCCGCTGGTGACCGACGGGAAACAGGCGCTCGAGTTCTACGACGCGATCGAACCGGACGTAGAAACCTTCGGCAATCACGATTTCGACTACGGGTACGAAGCGACCCTCGAGGTCGTTCGAAGCTCGCCACACCAGTGGGTGACTGCGAACGTACTGCGAAACGGCGATCCGTTCGGTGCCGAGGTTGGGGTCGAGCCGTGGGTGACTGTCGAACGAAACGGAACGACAGTCGGTGTCACCGGTGTCACGACCCAACGAACCGGCTCGCTGAATCCGATGGCGACGGGATTGTCGTTTCGCGACCCGATCGAAGCCGCGGACGAGGCCGTAGCAGAACTCCGCGCCGCGGGTGCCGACATCGTCGTGATCTGTTCGCACCTCGGTGGTGGTGACGACGCTCTCGCGCGTGCGGTCGACGCCGACGTTATCCTCGGGGGCCACGTTCCGAGTACGCGACTCGAGCGAATCGACGGCACGCTGGTGACTCGGCCCGGTGACGGTGGCGACGCAATCGTCGAGGTAACGGTCGCAAGCGAACCCACCTCGAGGATCGTTCGGACGGACGAGTACGATCCTGCACCGGATGTCGTCGACGCGTTTCGAGAACTCGAGGAGTCTACCGGACTGACCGATGTCGTGGCGACCGTTGACGAACCGATCGAGCGGATCGAATCGACGCTGTTCGGTGGCGAAAGTCGGGTCGGTAACTTCGTTGCCGACGCCTACCGGTGGGCGACCGGTGCCGATGTCGGCCTGCAAAACAGCGGCGGGATTCGTTCCGGGGACGCCCTCCAGGGCGAGGTAACCGCATCGGACTTGATCGGTCTGATTCCGTTCGACGAGCCGGTCGCGACAGCAACGCTTACAGGTGAGCAACTGGCAGCAGTGTTCAACGGAGCGGCTGGTATCGAACTGGGATTTGCTGAACCCGGCTGGTGGCACGCACACGTAAGCGGGATCACGCTCGAGTGGGACTCTGTCGACCACAACGTTTCGATCCGGCGGGTGAACAGCGAGCCGTTCGATCCCGAAGCAACTTACGAACTGGCAACGTCCGATTACCTGTTTCACACGGATGATGAGTTTCCCGCGCTTCGTCCCGCGAGTCGAACGGAAACGACAGACGGAACGCAGTACGACGTCTTACTCGAGTACGCGCGAGAGTGTGGAATCGATCCGGCGATCGAGGGGCGAATCCGACGGCGATACTGA
- a CDS encoding extracellular solute-binding protein, whose product MGPKVIRERTRRGVSRRGFLTAASVSAAATSVAVAGCLGQAREPGTIVMSGDTDFESIMHTEGETPSVQQALWDAGLDEDITVEVQAGVDDSAQRMQSYQSALQAGRSPPDIFMMDSGWTIPFILREQTTPLEEVLSAEVLTRIEDEYLEATLETARDPRNGTLHALPLFPDFGLMLYRRDLIDDVGYETDGWATEPPTWQEFSEATADAREESGVDFGFTTQAAAYEGLACCTFTEEMSTWGGGYFGGTENLFTAGDRPITVESEPVLDAIRMMRTFINGSDDEYALEGYRQICPSAIVQWTEEQSLSPFANGDAVAHRNWPFAVAQTGAEDAFGEDLGVMSMPYAVSEEEAEFEGVGGTAAGLGGWHLTLNPNTERIEQAAAVMEAFTAEDVMLTIFQQLGYLPPILELIEDASADEIGPIARYTEQIRIAGENAVPRPVTDLWPEQSALIFQEVNAAYRGVKSPEGAMSDLAERLEASEASVEEQHGD is encoded by the coding sequence ATGGGCCCGAAGGTGATCCGGGAACGCACCCGGCGTGGAGTATCCCGCCGGGGATTCCTCACAGCGGCGTCAGTTTCCGCGGCCGCGACTAGCGTTGCCGTCGCCGGCTGTCTGGGGCAGGCGCGCGAACCGGGGACGATCGTTATGTCCGGAGACACGGACTTCGAGAGCATCATGCACACCGAAGGGGAGACCCCATCCGTCCAACAGGCGCTCTGGGATGCAGGCCTCGACGAGGACATCACCGTCGAGGTCCAAGCGGGCGTCGACGATTCCGCCCAGCGGATGCAGTCGTACCAGTCTGCGCTCCAGGCGGGACGATCACCGCCGGACATCTTTATGATGGATAGCGGCTGGACGATCCCGTTTATCTTACGAGAGCAGACGACGCCTCTCGAGGAGGTGCTCTCGGCTGAGGTCCTCACGCGAATCGAAGACGAGTATCTCGAGGCGACGCTCGAGACGGCGCGTGATCCGAGAAATGGGACGCTCCACGCGCTCCCGTTGTTCCCGGATTTCGGATTGATGCTGTATCGGCGGGACCTCATCGACGATGTAGGATACGAGACGGACGGGTGGGCGACGGAGCCGCCAACGTGGCAGGAGTTCTCCGAAGCGACCGCCGACGCCCGCGAGGAAAGCGGCGTGGATTTCGGATTTACGACGCAGGCTGCGGCCTACGAAGGGCTCGCCTGTTGTACGTTCACGGAGGAGATGTCGACCTGGGGAGGCGGCTACTTCGGTGGCACCGAAAACCTGTTTACCGCGGGAGATCGGCCGATTACCGTCGAATCGGAACCCGTACTCGACGCGATTCGGATGATGCGGACGTTCATCAACGGTTCCGACGACGAGTACGCCCTCGAGGGCTATCGACAGATCTGTCCGTCGGCTATCGTCCAGTGGACCGAAGAGCAGTCTCTGAGTCCGTTCGCGAACGGGGACGCAGTCGCGCATCGAAACTGGCCGTTCGCGGTCGCCCAGACAGGTGCCGAAGACGCCTTCGGTGAAGATTTGGGCGTGATGTCGATGCCGTACGCGGTCAGCGAGGAGGAAGCGGAGTTCGAGGGCGTCGGCGGAACGGCCGCCGGCCTCGGCGGCTGGCACCTGACGCTCAATCCAAACACCGAACGGATCGAGCAGGCCGCGGCAGTCATGGAGGCGTTCACGGCCGAGGACGTCATGCTCACTATCTTCCAGCAACTGGGCTATCTGCCGCCGATTCTCGAGTTGATCGAGGACGCGAGTGCCGACGAGATCGGTCCCATCGCCCGGTACACAGAACAGATACGGATCGCCGGAGAAAACGCCGTTCCGCGACCCGTTACCGATCTCTGGCCCGAACAATCCGCGTTGATCTTTCAAGAAGTCAATGCCGCCTATCGTGGCGTGAAATCCCCGGAGGGCGCCATGTCCGACCTCGCAGAGCGCCTCGAGGCGAGCGAAGCGAGCGTGGAGGAACAGCATGGCGACTGA
- a CDS encoding universal stress protein → MYDDILVPTDGSDTVSETLSHALPIAANNGATVHGLYVVDSRITTAATDDAKADLEESLESDGTTAIEEIELAAHERDLDVVSSLVRGTPSKAILEYAGERDIDLIVIGTHGKSPREKIVSLGSVSERVVDNASIPVLVVRDV, encoded by the coding sequence ATGTACGACGATATCCTCGTGCCCACGGACGGCAGCGACACCGTTTCGGAAACGCTCTCTCACGCCCTTCCGATCGCTGCGAACAACGGTGCGACGGTCCACGGACTCTACGTCGTCGACAGTCGCATTACGACGGCGGCCACCGACGATGCGAAAGCGGACCTCGAGGAATCGCTCGAATCAGACGGTACAACAGCTATCGAGGAAATCGAACTCGCAGCCCACGAACGCGACCTCGACGTCGTCAGCTCGCTCGTGCGCGGGACGCCGTCGAAGGCGATCCTCGAGTACGCAGGCGAACGGGACATCGATCTGATCGTTATCGGGACCCACGGAAAGAGCCCCCGCGAAAAAATCGTCTCTTTGGGTAGCGTCTCGGAACGAGTCGTCGACAACGCGTCGATCCCCGTTCTCGTCGTTCGCGACGTCTAA
- the trmB gene encoding HTH-type sugar sensing transcriptional regulator TrmB, protein MSQDELRSTVERVGDRFNLGEYEIDAYLTVLEQGQLTASEIADRTDIPQPRVYDTVRSLSDRGLVELRESRPMKVVAIDPEEAFENVQSSLEQMIDELGSRYTAPARDTEAVSLVKSRSTILRYLEEVIDAAEYELALSLTPDLLTRFEEELKVAVAAGVSVDLIVTPASEAPEPDEFDYLEVATTARARRGITTPVVAVADGNYSIYATQDALRDDQDRYGVIFNRSALGFLVSGFFGTVLWTTAEQTLGENGRGRPYPRRYASIRRCVKDVIDEGGEFYATIEGRDVAVGGSRVVQGFVTDVSFEVSEEVASLTLETEDEELTIGGRVAALEDIEAHEIRIGRHKPPSLED, encoded by the coding sequence ATGTCACAGGACGAGCTTCGCTCGACCGTCGAGCGCGTCGGGGATCGGTTTAACCTCGGCGAGTACGAAATTGATGCCTATTTAACGGTCCTCGAGCAGGGCCAACTTACCGCAAGCGAGATCGCAGACCGGACGGATATTCCCCAGCCGCGAGTCTACGATACGGTCCGGAGCCTCAGCGATCGCGGACTGGTCGAACTGCGGGAATCTCGTCCGATGAAAGTCGTCGCGATCGATCCCGAAGAGGCCTTCGAGAACGTCCAGAGCTCTCTCGAGCAGATGATCGACGAACTCGGCTCTCGGTACACGGCTCCCGCTCGAGACACGGAGGCCGTCTCGCTCGTCAAATCGCGATCGACGATTCTCCGATATCTCGAGGAGGTAATCGACGCCGCCGAGTACGAACTGGCGCTTTCGTTAACACCGGATCTGTTGACGCGGTTCGAGGAGGAACTGAAGGTGGCCGTCGCCGCCGGTGTGAGCGTCGACCTGATCGTTACTCCCGCCTCGGAAGCACCTGAGCCCGACGAGTTCGACTATCTCGAGGTCGCGACGACCGCGCGTGCGCGACGAGGAATCACGACGCCGGTCGTCGCCGTCGCCGACGGGAACTATTCGATCTATGCGACCCAGGACGCCCTTCGGGACGATCAGGATCGATACGGCGTCATCTTCAATCGGTCTGCGCTCGGGTTCTTGGTCTCGGGGTTCTTCGGTACCGTCCTCTGGACGACCGCCGAGCAGACCCTCGGCGAGAACGGCAGGGGACGCCCCTACCCCCGTCGATACGCCTCGATCCGTCGCTGCGTGAAAGACGTGATCGACGAGGGCGGCGAGTTCTACGCGACAATCGAAGGCCGGGACGTCGCAGTCGGCGGCTCGCGCGTCGTGCAGGGATTCGTCACCGATGTCTCCTTCGAGGTCTCCGAGGAGGTCGCGTCGTTGACTCTCGAGACCGAGGACGAAGAGCTCACGATCGGTGGTCGCGTGGCCGCGCTCGAGGATATCGAGGCCCACGAGATTCGAATCGGGCGACACAAACCGCCGTCGCTGGAAGACTAG
- a CDS encoding DUF5816 domain-containing protein, with protein MQTVSTEDGTVFVSEREGDTGSKAPFLVAYESRDRDRRYGWFCANCERIDNAMDSMGRIKCNQCGNFRKPTEWDAAHE; from the coding sequence ATGCAAACGGTCTCCACCGAAGATGGTACGGTCTTCGTCTCCGAACGCGAGGGCGATACGGGCTCGAAAGCGCCGTTTCTCGTCGCATACGAGTCTCGAGATCGGGACCGACGGTACGGCTGGTTCTGTGCGAACTGCGAGCGTATCGACAATGCGATGGACTCGATGGGCCGGATCAAGTGCAATCAGTGCGGGAATTTTCGGAAGCCGACCGAATGGGACGCCGCTCACGAGTAA
- a CDS encoding universal stress protein, translated as MTLVVVPVRYPLTARSKRTLERAIAVARERDGALTVLHVNLYQNGKSVNRTELKTAVERHFGQLENVRYIVRTGFLVEESILEEIAAEGADVAVIGTKQVSRLRRIFRRFTDNPNIDDYLRSHLDCEVITVDASRE; from the coding sequence ATGACGCTGGTCGTGGTTCCCGTTCGATATCCCTTGACAGCGCGGTCAAAGCGGACACTCGAGCGGGCAATTGCAGTCGCACGCGAGCGCGATGGTGCACTGACTGTCTTACACGTCAATCTGTACCAGAACGGAAAGAGCGTGAACCGAACGGAGTTGAAAACGGCGGTCGAACGGCATTTCGGCCAGCTGGAGAACGTTCGGTACATCGTCCGCACGGGATTTTTGGTCGAAGAGAGTATCCTCGAAGAAATCGCAGCGGAGGGTGCGGACGTAGCGGTGATCGGTACCAAACAGGTGAGTCGGTTACGGCGGATATTCAGGCGGTTTACAGACAACCCGAACATCGACGACTATCTCCGATCACACCTCGATTGTGAGGTAATCACGGTGGATGCATCTCGAGAGTGA
- a CDS encoding mechanosensitive ion channel family protein yields the protein MLEESLQLGERAVIEDFLGVFSGWDSERLVDAGFEIFLACVIFVIGWYLSKLAVRLTGRTVARQIDRPSVTRTILRGVRISVLLLTLALIATIFGFGGGEIFFSVAVISAIIGVVLAPLISSFINGVFILSDRPFEIGDMIEISDAGHRGFVEDITIRYTKIFTLDNTFLVIPNSEIHRRDVINYSAEDERTRVSVAFDVTYESDLDAARRHAQRAARSIDTVISGGPDIRIGSARYGAAPICDILEYGDHGVRLQVRFWTEHPYKQTIARSDVQAEIRRRFAKNDIEFAYPHTHHVFDETSGVARATIEDAHVQQRAPKTEVQPETKPDSPES from the coding sequence ATGCTCGAGGAATCGCTACAGCTCGGCGAGCGTGCGGTGATCGAGGATTTCCTCGGCGTCTTTTCGGGCTGGGATTCGGAACGACTCGTCGATGCCGGGTTCGAGATCTTTCTGGCGTGTGTTATCTTCGTTATCGGTTGGTATCTCTCGAAACTGGCCGTGCGTCTCACGGGCCGAACTGTCGCTCGACAGATCGATCGACCGAGCGTCACTCGCACGATCCTCCGAGGCGTTCGCATCAGCGTCCTTTTGCTCACGTTGGCGCTCATCGCAACGATATTCGGGTTCGGCGGCGGCGAGATTTTCTTTTCGGTCGCCGTCATCTCCGCGATTATCGGTGTCGTTCTCGCCCCCCTGATCAGTAGTTTCATCAACGGCGTTTTCATCCTCTCCGATCGCCCCTTCGAGATCGGCGACATGATCGAAATCTCCGACGCCGGCCACAGAGGGTTCGTCGAAGACATCACCATCAGGTACACCAAGATATTCACGCTCGATAATACGTTTCTCGTGATCCCGAACTCCGAGATCCACCGCCGCGACGTTATCAATTACTCGGCAGAAGACGAACGAACGCGCGTCTCCGTCGCGTTCGACGTGACCTACGAAAGCGATCTCGATGCTGCCCGACGCCACGCACAGCGAGCAGCACGAAGCATCGACACCGTCATCTCGGGCGGCCCGGACATCCGAATCGGCAGTGCACGCTACGGCGCTGCACCGATCTGTGACATCCTCGAGTACGGCGACCACGGCGTGCGGTTGCAAGTTCGATTCTGGACCGAACACCCCTACAAGCAGACGATCGCCCGTTCGGACGTACAGGCCGAGATTCGACGGCGGTTCGCGAAAAACGACATCGAATTCGCGTACCCACACACCCACCACGTCTTCGACGAAACGAGCGGCGTCGCACGAGCGACCATCGAGGACGCCCACGTCCAGCAACGCGCGCCGAAAACCGAGGTACAACCCGAGACCAAGCCAGATTCGCCGGAATCGTAA